In one window of Electrophorus electricus isolate fEleEle1 chromosome 15, fEleEle1.pri, whole genome shotgun sequence DNA:
- the LOC113581592 gene encoding sarcolipin — translation MDRSTQELFLNFMIVLITVLLMWLLVKSYQDA, via the coding sequence ATGGACCGATCTACGCAGGAGCTGTTTCTGAACTTTATGATCGTATTGATCACAGTTCTGCTCATGTGGTTGCTCGTCAAATCCTACCAGGACGCGTGA